In Chryseobacterium shigense, the following proteins share a genomic window:
- a CDS encoding YeiH family protein gives MQHYIQNKVLLKIIFIALAVLCLTPIVSSPIALALGFALAVFTGNPFEKHLHQYIHLLLQISIVGLGFGLKLDEAFEAGKTGFFLTVVSILTVMILGSVLGKVFKLEKKLSYLLSVGTAICGGSAIAAVSPIIKPGTKEISLGLAIIFTLNSIALFVYPAIGHLLQLSQEQFGLWCAVGIHDTSSVVGAAGKYGDEALKIATTVKLARALWIIPVSVITMFIFKNKESKIKIPWFIGWFILAIVLNTYFPVFDHFSGPVTALAKSGLNLTLFFIGSTLSVKALKTIGIKPLAAAVILWVAISVGSLLYIVG, from the coding sequence ATGCAGCATTATATTCAGAATAAAGTTTTATTAAAAATTATTTTTATTGCCCTGGCGGTACTTTGTCTCACACCAATTGTGTCTTCTCCTATTGCCTTAGCATTGGGCTTTGCTTTAGCTGTTTTTACCGGAAATCCGTTTGAAAAGCATCTTCATCAATACATTCATCTGCTTCTTCAGATTTCCATTGTAGGCCTGGGTTTCGGGCTTAAGCTGGATGAAGCTTTCGAGGCAGGAAAAACAGGTTTTTTTTTAACGGTTGTAAGTATTTTAACTGTGATGATTCTGGGGAGTGTATTGGGAAAAGTATTTAAGCTTGAGAAAAAACTATCTTATCTTCTTTCTGTGGGAACTGCCATTTGCGGAGGAAGTGCCATTGCAGCCGTCTCTCCCATTATAAAACCGGGTACAAAGGAAATTTCTTTAGGGCTTGCCATTATTTTTACCCTGAATTCTATTGCGTTATTTGTATATCCGGCAATTGGGCATTTATTACAACTTTCCCAGGAACAGTTCGGGCTTTGGTGTGCTGTAGGAATTCATGATACCAGTTCTGTGGTAGGTGCAGCCGGTAAATATGGGGATGAAGCTTTAAAAATAGCAACAACAGTGAAGCTGGCCCGTGCTTTATGGATCATTCCGGTTTCTGTGATTACGATGTTTATCTTTAAAAATAAAGAATCGAAAATAAAAATTCCGTGGTTCATCGGGTGGTTCATCCTTGCCATAGTGCTGAATACGTATTTTCCGGTTTTTGATCATTTCAGCGGTCCTGTAACTGCTCTTGCCAAATCAGGGTTAAACCTTACTTTGTTCTTTATCGGGTCTACCCTTTCAGTAAAGGCTTTAAAAACAATAGGCATCAAGCCATTGGCTGCAGCTGTTATTTTATGGGTTGCCATAAGCGTGGGAAGTTTACTTTATATCGTGGGTTAA
- a CDS encoding LysR family transcriptional regulator: MFDYRLKVFHTVASRLSFTKASEELNITQPAVTKHIKEIENQLATKLFDRKGTSIQLTASGEILFEYSEKIRSLYRDMEFEINQFNQEHRGKLIIGASTTVAQYVLPEILATFHSYYKDIKIELVTHNTEIISTLLKEGKIDVGIIEGESQSSFFEYHPFKADEIVLVAKTNHPLARKTLQLKDLHQLDLIFREQGSGTQEFIQNRLKEKGIQMDDLNVVMQLGSSESIKNYLLHSECMAFLSISTVLGELKNNTLSIVDVKNFSIERNFHYILPKGEQSELIKLFLKHLSYN, from the coding sequence ATGTTTGATTACAGACTTAAAGTTTTTCATACCGTGGCTTCCAGACTGAGTTTTACAAAAGCTTCGGAAGAGCTTAATATTACACAGCCTGCTGTAACCAAACACATCAAAGAAATTGAAAACCAGCTTGCTACCAAGTTATTTGACAGGAAAGGAACAAGCATTCAACTGACGGCAAGCGGGGAGATTTTGTTTGAATATTCAGAAAAGATCCGGAGCCTCTACCGTGATATGGAGTTCGAAATCAATCAGTTTAACCAGGAACACAGAGGAAAACTCATTATCGGGGCAAGTACAACAGTTGCTCAATATGTTTTACCTGAGATTCTGGCAACTTTTCATTCTTATTACAAGGACATCAAAATAGAATTGGTGACCCATAATACGGAAATAATCTCTACCCTTCTTAAAGAGGGAAAAATAGATGTGGGAATTATCGAAGGCGAATCTCAGTCTTCATTTTTTGAATACCATCCTTTTAAGGCAGACGAAATTGTTTTGGTGGCAAAAACCAATCATCCTTTAGCCCGTAAAACTCTGCAATTAAAAGATTTGCACCAGCTCGATCTTATTTTCAGAGAGCAGGGCTCGGGAACGCAGGAATTCATTCAGAACAGGTTAAAAGAAAAGGGCATTCAGATGGATGATCTTAATGTTGTTATGCAGCTGGGAAGCAGTGAAAGTATCAAGAACTACCTTCTTCATTCCGAATGTATGGCATTCTTATCCATCAGTACGGTTTTAGGTGAGCTCAAAAATAACACCCTCAGCATTGTGGATGTAAAGAATTTCAGCATCGAAAGAAATTTTCATTATATCCTTCCTAAAGGTGAACAGTCTGAACTGATAAAACTCTTTTTGAAGCACCTTAGTTATAACTAA
- a CDS encoding voltage-gated chloride channel family protein produces MSENQRTIRRKITFHTRFFFRRYPALPYILKWLCISIITGALVGTASAGFLQSLEWATNFRENHIWLIAFLPVAGFLIGLLYYYPGKDIEAGNNLLIDSIHDPKEIIPFRMAPFVYLGTIVTHFFGGSAGREGTAIQMAGAIADQLSKPFKLDKNERKILLIAAIAAGFGSVFGTPLAGAVFGLEVFLIGRIRYNAIFPAFASAIFADRATNLWKVKHIHYHIDFIPKMEFLPVLYSILAGIAFGICAAAFSRIIHRAGSVFKSNIKYPPLRPVVGGIIIAAAVFAMGTTRYTGLGIPVILESFEKQLPLYDFALKMIFTIITLSAGFKGGEVTPLFFIGATLGSALSLFIPLPFGLLAGMGFVAVFAGATNTPLACILMGIELFGAESGVYVAIACVVSYLLSGHNSIYTRQKVGEAKNRRYENDHNKNFSEIK; encoded by the coding sequence ATGTCAGAAAATCAAAGAACAATACGTAGAAAAATTACTTTTCATACCCGCTTTTTTTTCAGAAGATACCCGGCTTTGCCTTATATTTTAAAATGGCTGTGCATCAGCATAATTACAGGTGCTTTAGTGGGAACAGCCTCTGCAGGATTTTTACAGTCCCTTGAATGGGCTACCAATTTCAGGGAAAATCATATCTGGCTGATTGCCTTTCTTCCTGTTGCAGGTTTTCTTATTGGCCTCCTTTACTATTATCCCGGAAAAGATATTGAAGCAGGAAACAATCTCCTCATTGACAGTATCCATGATCCGAAAGAAATCATTCCTTTCAGAATGGCTCCTTTTGTTTACCTCGGAACTATAGTTACCCATTTTTTCGGTGGTTCTGCAGGCCGTGAAGGAACGGCAATCCAGATGGCAGGAGCCATTGCAGATCAGCTAAGCAAACCGTTTAAACTTGATAAGAATGAAAGAAAAATCCTGTTAATAGCAGCCATTGCAGCAGGCTTCGGATCTGTTTTCGGGACCCCTCTTGCCGGGGCAGTCTTTGGGCTTGAGGTTTTCCTGATCGGCAGGATACGGTACAATGCTATTTTCCCGGCTTTTGCCTCAGCAATCTTTGCAGACCGGGCTACCAATCTATGGAAGGTAAAGCATATTCATTACCATATCGATTTTATTCCAAAAATGGAATTTCTGCCTGTTTTATACAGCATTCTTGCGGGAATTGCATTTGGAATCTGTGCGGCAGCTTTCAGCAGAATCATTCACCGGGCGGGATCAGTTTTTAAATCCAATATCAAATATCCTCCGCTTCGTCCCGTGGTGGGCGGAATTATTATTGCTGCGGCAGTTTTTGCTATGGGAACAACAAGATATACGGGACTGGGAATTCCCGTGATCCTGGAATCTTTTGAAAAACAGCTTCCGTTGTATGATTTTGCCTTAAAAATGATCTTTACCATTATCACACTTTCAGCGGGTTTTAAAGGTGGTGAAGTAACTCCTTTATTTTTTATCGGGGCTACATTGGGCAGCGCGTTATCATTATTCATTCCCTTACCATTTGGACTGCTTGCGGGAATGGGATTTGTTGCAGTATTTGCAGGGGCTACCAATACTCCTTTAGCCTGTATTCTGATGGGAATAGAATTATTCGGAGCAGAAAGCGGTGTTTATGTGGCCATTGCCTGCGTGGTTTCCTATCTTTTATCAGGTCACAACAGTATTTATACCCGGCAGAAAGTAGGAGAAGCTAAAAACCGGAGATATGAAAATGATCATAATAAAAACTTTTCTGAAATTAAATAA
- a CDS encoding sugar phosphate isomerase/epimerase family protein, with amino-acid sequence MQRKDFIKLSSLGFLGLYSCGISRFSTKKPLAIQLYTVRDAVSDHLEKALEKLAALGFTELEIYGYNGTFFGKNRTEFQNILQQTGLKVISSHHTTGIIHQDKGTLLNNWEKCVDDLHFIGSEYMVCSYLFPEERTAENYKKLPELFEKSGDVTQKAGIQFAYHNHDFEFEILDNHQSVYDFILENTASELVKMELDLYWISKAGLDPLAYFDKYPGRFPLWHVKDMKAGTKDFTEIGNGTINFKRIFSAREKAGLKYWFLEQDSSDKDIFESIRISKKYILENSFF; translated from the coding sequence ATGCAGAGAAAAGATTTCATTAAACTTTCATCGTTGGGATTTCTGGGGTTATATTCCTGTGGAATTTCCAGATTTAGCACAAAAAAGCCTTTAGCCATTCAACTTTACACAGTTCGGGATGCTGTTTCGGATCATCTTGAAAAAGCACTGGAAAAACTGGCAGCTTTAGGCTTTACAGAACTGGAAATCTATGGATATAACGGAACATTCTTCGGAAAAAACAGAACCGAGTTTCAGAATATTCTGCAACAGACCGGTTTAAAGGTCATCAGCTCACATCACACCACAGGAATTATCCATCAAGATAAAGGAACCTTATTAAACAACTGGGAAAAATGCGTGGATGATCTGCATTTTATCGGATCTGAATATATGGTCTGTTCTTATCTTTTTCCTGAGGAAAGGACTGCCGAAAACTATAAAAAGCTTCCTGAATTGTTTGAAAAATCCGGTGATGTAACCCAAAAAGCAGGAATTCAGTTTGCCTATCATAACCATGATTTTGAATTTGAAATCTTGGACAACCACCAAAGTGTTTATGATTTTATCCTGGAAAATACAGCATCAGAATTGGTTAAAATGGAACTGGATTTATACTGGATCTCAAAGGCCGGGCTTGATCCACTCGCTTATTTTGACAAATATCCCGGCCGTTTCCCTCTATGGCACGTAAAAGATATGAAGGCCGGCACAAAAGATTTTACAGAAATTGGAAACGGGACAATCAATTTCAAAAGAATTTTCAGTGCAAGGGAAAAAGCAGGCCTGAAATATTGGTTCCTTGAGCAGGATTCAAGTGATAAAGATATTTTTGAAAGTATCCGGATAAGCAAAAAGTATATTCTTGAAAACAGTTTCTTTTAA
- a CDS encoding acyl-CoA thioesterase, translating to MQNKPITFQFISEPSDVNYGGNVHGGSVMKWIDQAGYACATTWSGNYSVTVYVGGIRFYEPIKIGEVVKVDAQVIYTGKSSMHISINVFSRNLKQPTFDKKTHCIIVFVAVDENGKKLPVPAWVPETEEEKQQEEYAKRLMNLRTQIEDEMKPFL from the coding sequence ATGCAGAACAAACCCATTACTTTTCAGTTTATTTCAGAGCCTTCAGATGTAAATTACGGGGGAAATGTACATGGAGGAAGCGTTATGAAATGGATTGATCAGGCAGGTTATGCTTGTGCCACTACATGGAGTGGAAATTATTCGGTAACTGTTTATGTGGGCGGAATCCGTTTCTATGAGCCCATCAAAATCGGAGAAGTGGTAAAAGTAGATGCACAGGTGATTTACACAGGGAAATCAAGCATGCATATTTCCATCAACGTTTTTTCAAGGAATCTGAAACAGCCTACTTTTGATAAAAAAACCCACTGTATCATTGTTTTCGTTGCAGTAGATGAAAACGGTAAAAAACTCCCTGTCCCGGCATGGGTCCCTGAAACGGAAGAGGAAAAACAGCAGGAAGAGTACGCCAAACGCCTGATGAACCTGAGAACACAGATCGAAGATGAAATGAAGCCTTTTCTATAG
- a CDS encoding arsenate reductase family protein, producing MKKVFYLNTCDTCRKILAQFDLADWELREIKKEPVTQEELAAMHKKTKSYEALFSKKSTQIKLRGVDVKSLEEKDFKELLLDHYTFLKRPVFLTDKEIFVGNDKKNVEALKEFFGVNE from the coding sequence ATGAAGAAAGTATTCTATCTCAATACATGTGATACATGCAGAAAAATTTTAGCACAGTTTGACCTTGCAGACTGGGAGCTCCGTGAGATTAAAAAAGAACCGGTAACTCAAGAAGAGCTGGCAGCCATGCATAAGAAAACAAAATCTTATGAAGCGCTTTTCAGTAAAAAATCAACACAGATCAAGTTAAGAGGTGTGGATGTAAAGTCTCTTGAAGAAAAAGATTTCAAGGAGCTGCTGTTGGATCATTATACATTTTTAAAACGTCCTGTTTTTCTTACGGATAAGGAAATTTTTGTAGGAAACGACAAGAAAAATGTTGAAGCTTTAAAAGAATTCTTTGGCGTTAATGAATGA
- the gcvT gene encoding glycine cleavage system aminomethyltransferase GcvT, translated as MKKTALYDKHVSLGAKIVPFAGFEMPVQYSGVTEEHFAVREKAGLFDVSHMGQFFIEGPGSKDLLQLVTTNNVDALENGKAQYSCLPNENGGIVDDLIVYKMEDDKYFVVVNASNIDKDWDHISKYNTFGAKMTNASDEMSLLAVQGPKATEILQKLTETNLSEIPYYHFTVGSIDGVNNVIISNTGYTGSGGFEIYFNNENAKQLWDAIIKAGEAEGIVPAGLAARDTLRLEKGFCLYGNDIDDTTSPIEAGLGWITKFDKDFVSKDTFAKQKEEGVTRKLVGFELQDKGVPRHDYPVVDAEGNVIGKVTSGTQSPMKKIGLGLAYVDKPHFKLGSEIFIQVRNKNIPAKVVKAPFV; from the coding sequence ATGAAGAAAACAGCCTTATACGATAAACACGTTTCTTTGGGCGCTAAAATCGTACCTTTTGCAGGCTTTGAAATGCCTGTACAATATTCCGGTGTTACGGAAGAACATTTTGCAGTAAGAGAAAAAGCAGGATTGTTTGATGTTTCACACATGGGACAGTTTTTTATTGAAGGACCTGGATCTAAAGACCTTTTACAGCTTGTTACCACCAACAATGTAGATGCTCTTGAGAACGGGAAAGCTCAATACTCTTGCCTTCCTAATGAAAACGGAGGTATTGTGGACGATCTTATTGTTTATAAAATGGAAGACGATAAATATTTTGTGGTGGTAAATGCCTCAAATATTGATAAGGACTGGGATCATATTTCAAAATACAACACTTTCGGTGCTAAAATGACCAATGCTTCTGACGAGATGTCATTACTGGCAGTACAGGGGCCTAAAGCTACTGAAATCTTGCAAAAGCTTACAGAAACCAATCTTTCTGAAATTCCTTACTACCACTTTACGGTAGGAAGCATTGACGGAGTAAATAATGTAATCATTTCGAATACAGGATATACCGGAAGCGGCGGTTTCGAGATTTATTTCAACAATGAAAATGCCAAGCAGCTTTGGGATGCCATCATCAAGGCAGGTGAAGCGGAAGGAATTGTTCCTGCCGGACTTGCTGCAAGAGATACTTTAAGACTTGAAAAGGGATTCTGCCTTTACGGAAACGATATCGATGATACTACCTCTCCTATTGAAGCAGGATTAGGATGGATCACCAAATTCGATAAGGATTTTGTTTCCAAAGATACATTTGCAAAACAGAAAGAAGAAGGTGTTACAAGAAAATTAGTAGGCTTTGAGCTTCAGGATAAAGGAGTTCCAAGACATGACTATCCTGTAGTGGATGCAGAAGGCAACGTAATCGGGAAAGTAACATCAGGAACACAGTCACCAATGAAAAAGATCGGTTTGGGACTTGCTTATGTGGACAAACCTCATTTCAAACTGGGGTCTGAAATCTTTATCCAGGTAAGAAACAAGAATATTCCTGCAAAAGTGGTGAAAGCTCCTTTCGTATAA
- the idi gene encoding isopentenyl-diphosphate Delta-isomerase codes for MEEFVVLVNPEDEILGLMEKQQAHVNGLLHRAFSVFLFNGKGEMLLQKRAPGKYHSPSQWTNAVCSHPRENETYLEGAERRIKEELGIETELSEKFSFIYKADVGGGLWEHELDHVFTGNYEADFNLNQDEVEEVRFISMEDLDKEIIESPENFTEWFKIILEEYKHHF; via the coding sequence ATGGAAGAATTTGTAGTTTTAGTGAATCCTGAAGATGAAATTCTAGGTCTTATGGAAAAGCAGCAGGCTCATGTTAACGGCCTTCTGCACCGTGCATTTTCTGTATTTTTGTTCAATGGCAAAGGTGAAATGCTGCTCCAGAAAAGAGCACCCGGAAAATACCATTCTCCCAGTCAGTGGACCAATGCGGTCTGCTCTCATCCAAGAGAAAATGAGACTTATCTTGAAGGAGCCGAACGCCGTATAAAAGAAGAGCTGGGAATTGAAACGGAACTTTCAGAAAAATTCAGTTTTATCTATAAAGCAGATGTGGGAGGCGGTCTTTGGGAACATGAACTCGACCATGTATTTACAGGAAATTATGAAGCTGATTTCAATTTAAACCAGGATGAAGTGGAAGAAGTAAGATTTATTTCAATGGAAGATCTGGATAAAGAAATAATTGAGTCTCCGGAAAATTTCACAGAATGGTTTAAAATTATCCTTGAAGAATATAAACACCATTTTTAA
- a CDS encoding phosphoheptose isomerase translates to MELEYKEHISPILKDGVKNYLIDIDGTITDDVPNEEPERMVTCEPYPDALETINKWYDEGHQICFFTSRTENLKQITIDWLDKHGFKYHSVLCGKPRGGNYHWIDNHLVRATRYKGKFTDLVEKQVTIEVFKD, encoded by the coding sequence ATGGAATTAGAATACAAAGAGCATATAAGTCCTATTCTTAAGGACGGGGTAAAAAATTATTTAATAGATATAGACGGTACCATTACAGATGATGTTCCGAATGAAGAACCCGAAAGAATGGTTACCTGCGAGCCTTATCCTGATGCGCTTGAAACCATCAATAAATGGTATGATGAAGGGCATCAGATCTGTTTCTTCACTTCAAGAACAGAAAATCTGAAGCAAATTACTATCGACTGGCTTGATAAGCATGGCTTCAAATACCACAGCGTACTCTGCGGAAAACCAAGAGGAGGAAACTATCACTGGATAGATAACCACCTGGTAAGAGCTACAAGATACAAAGGCAAATTTACTGACCTTGTAGAAAAGCAGGTTACCATAGAAGTTTTCAAAGATTAA
- a CDS encoding D-2-hydroxyacid dehydrogenase, whose product MKVLANDGLDQSGIDALAEKGFEVITAKVPQEFLVDYINEHKIRALLVRSATQVRKDIIDGCPTIEIIGRGGVGMDNIDVDYAREKGIHVINTPSASSESVAELVFAHLFSGARFLQDSNRKMPLVGDTEFAGLKKAYTAGIELRGKTIGIVGMGRIGQEVARIALGLGMRVVAADNNVGRASIKVKFYNNQFINVDIETEPLQDVLKHSDFITLHVPAQKDGYMIGKNEFDIMKDGVAIVNCSRGGVIDESALIDALDSGKVKFAGLDVFINEPTPSKEILNHSKISLTPHTGASTLEAQDRIGLSLADQISSILQIQ is encoded by the coding sequence ATGAAAGTTTTAGCAAACGACGGTCTGGATCAATCTGGAATTGATGCTCTGGCTGAGAAAGGTTTTGAAGTGATTACTGCAAAAGTTCCGCAGGAGTTTTTGGTGGATTACATTAATGAACATAAAATCCGTGCCCTGTTGGTAAGAAGTGCCACACAGGTGAGAAAAGATATTATTGACGGATGCCCGACTATTGAGATCATCGGAAGAGGCGGTGTAGGAATGGATAATATTGATGTGGATTATGCAAGAGAAAAAGGAATTCATGTGATCAATACACCTTCTGCGTCTTCAGAATCGGTTGCTGAACTTGTTTTTGCCCATTTGTTTTCAGGAGCAAGATTCCTTCAGGATTCAAACAGAAAAATGCCTTTAGTAGGAGATACAGAGTTTGCCGGTCTTAAAAAAGCCTATACTGCCGGTATTGAACTGAGAGGTAAAACCATTGGGATCGTTGGAATGGGAAGAATAGGACAGGAGGTTGCAAGAATTGCCCTTGGATTAGGAATGAGAGTGGTTGCAGCGGATAATAATGTAGGGAGAGCAAGCATCAAAGTGAAATTCTACAACAATCAGTTCATTAATGTAGACATTGAAACTGAACCGCTTCAGGATGTATTGAAGCATTCAGATTTCATTACGCTGCATGTTCCGGCTCAGAAAGACGGATATATGATCGGGAAAAATGAATTTGATATTATGAAAGACGGTGTAGCTATCGTAAACTGTTCAAGAGGAGGTGTTATTGACGAGTCAGCTTTAATTGATGCATTGGATTCCGGTAAAGTGAAATTTGCAGGACTGGATGTTTTCATCAATGAGCCTACGCCTTCCAAAGAAATACTGAACCATTCAAAAATCTCTCTGACCCCACATACAGGAGCTTCCACGTTAGAGGCTCAGGACAGGATCGGGCTTTCTTTGGCAGACCAGATATCAAGTATTTTACAGATTCAGTAA
- the mscL gene encoding large conductance mechanosensitive channel protein MscL: protein MGFVKEFKEFAIKGNAFDLAVGVIIGGAFGKIVTSVVDDLIMPLVGAVIGKPDFSSLYLVLSDPNNGVKPGMVLENAKKVDGASIFAYGNFLTVGINFLLLALVVFIMVRMINKMKKAEAEAPAGPTADQQLLTEIRDLLKSKNNI from the coding sequence ATGGGATTTGTTAAAGAGTTTAAAGAATTTGCCATTAAGGGCAATGCTTTCGATCTGGCTGTAGGGGTTATCATTGGAGGAGCATTCGGGAAAATAGTAACGAGTGTTGTGGACGACCTTATTATGCCTTTGGTGGGAGCAGTTATAGGTAAGCCGGATTTCAGCAGTCTGTACCTTGTTCTTTCTGACCCTAACAATGGTGTAAAGCCAGGTATGGTGTTAGAGAATGCAAAAAAAGTAGACGGAGCAAGTATTTTTGCTTATGGAAATTTCCTTACAGTAGGCATTAACTTTTTATTGCTTGCCCTGGTAGTTTTTATTATGGTAAGAATGATTAACAAAATGAAAAAGGCCGAAGCCGAAGCTCCTGCCGGACCTACTGCAGACCAGCAATTGCTTACAGAAATCAGAGATCTTCTTAAAAGTAAAAACAATATATAA
- a CDS encoding NAD(P)H-hydrate dehydratase, whose translation MKIFTAEQIRHWDQFTISSEPVSSIQLMERASEALAGWISENCKNYRKFTVFCGNGNNGGDGFAVARILYLKGFDVDVFIKDLKSKFSEDGAANFKKLRDFSGISVKEFKDIDQNNFDNKTVIIDALFGTGLSRNIEGEYKEIIDKLNARNNVKISVDLPSGLFADSILQEDSTVFKVDYTLSFQSWKKAFLHPETGPYAGKVIILNIDLNKEYASDTETNDFVIDDSVIEHIFKPRSEFSHKGTYGKVTLAAGSYGKIGAAVLSARAALKTGTGLTFTLAPKCGYEILQTSCPEAMFIEGGENHIHRFEIEKDSVAGIGPGLGTDTGTQKALIQFLKDYTKPLVLDADALNILAQDKENIKLIPEKSIITPHPKEFERLFGKQENSFQRLELARNKAKEFQIYIVLKDHHTQVVTPEGRVYYNITGNSGLAKGGSGDILTGIITSLVAQKYSEEQAAILGIWLHGKAADFAAEKYSRESMLPTDVINELGNVFKILEK comes from the coding sequence ATGAAAATTTTTACCGCAGAACAAATACGTCATTGGGATCAGTTTACAATATCCAGCGAACCTGTTTCATCAATACAGTTAATGGAAAGAGCATCAGAAGCATTGGCCGGCTGGATCTCTGAAAATTGTAAGAATTACAGGAAATTTACTGTTTTTTGTGGGAACGGAAATAATGGTGGTGACGGTTTTGCTGTTGCAAGAATACTTTATTTAAAAGGTTTTGATGTAGATGTTTTCATCAAAGATTTAAAATCAAAGTTTTCAGAAGACGGTGCGGCAAATTTTAAAAAATTAAGGGATTTTTCAGGAATATCTGTAAAAGAATTCAAAGATATAGATCAGAATAATTTTGACAATAAAACCGTGATCATCGATGCACTCTTTGGAACAGGCTTATCAAGGAATATAGAAGGCGAATACAAGGAAATCATTGATAAGTTAAATGCCAGAAACAATGTAAAGATCTCGGTGGATCTTCCTTCCGGCCTTTTTGCTGACAGTATTTTACAGGAAGATTCCACTGTCTTTAAAGTAGATTATACCTTAAGTTTTCAGTCCTGGAAAAAAGCTTTTTTGCATCCTGAAACGGGTCCGTATGCCGGAAAAGTAATTATTTTAAACATTGATTTGAATAAAGAATATGCTTCCGATACAGAAACCAATGATTTCGTTATTGATGATTCCGTTATTGAACATATTTTTAAACCAAGATCAGAATTTTCCCATAAAGGAACCTATGGCAAAGTAACACTTGCAGCCGGAAGTTACGGAAAAATAGGAGCTGCGGTACTTTCTGCAAGAGCTGCTCTGAAAACAGGAACCGGACTCACTTTTACTCTTGCTCCCAAATGCGGATATGAAATTCTTCAAACCTCATGCCCGGAAGCTATGTTTATTGAAGGAGGAGAAAATCATATTCACCGTTTTGAGATTGAAAAAGATTCTGTTGCCGGAATAGGACCAGGCTTAGGAACCGACACGGGAACACAAAAGGCGCTTATACAATTTTTAAAAGACTACACGAAACCTCTGGTTCTGGATGCCGATGCATTAAATATATTAGCTCAGGACAAAGAAAACATAAAGCTGATCCCTGAAAAATCAATAATAACTCCGCATCCTAAAGAATTTGAACGTCTTTTCGGAAAACAGGAAAACTCTTTCCAAAGACTTGAGCTGGCAAGAAATAAAGCAAAAGAATTTCAAATCTATATCGTTCTGAAAGATCATCATACACAGGTAGTTACACCTGAAGGCAGGGTTTATTATAACATTACAGGGAATTCCGGCCTGGCAAAAGGAGGAAGCGGTGATATTCTTACCGGTATTATCACATCACTTGTTGCCCAAAAATATTCTGAAGAGCAGGCTGCCATTTTGGGAATCTGGCTTCATGGAAAAGCTGCTGATTTTGCTGCTGAAAAATATTCCAGGGAATCCATGCTCCCAACAGATGTTATCAATGAACTGGGAAATGTATTTAAAATTCTGGAAAAATAA